In a single window of the Desulfovibrio mangrovi genome:
- a CDS encoding bifunctional adenosylcobinamide kinase/adenosylcobinamide-phosphate guanylyltransferase, producing the protein MIRLILGGDKSGKSAYGLQVFEQGEGPRLLLATGQAQDFAFRRQILDHRTARKAEIQVRETGAGLVSALQEASGSYRSILVDSLDFWLFACAGSSVADADSTGGGHADHTRSLIACLANLPQGTDVTFVSCEAGLGAIPASAEVRRFVRDLGALNQAVAAVSHEVCLMVAGLPLYLKRS; encoded by the coding sequence ATGATCCGTCTTATTCTGGGAGGAGACAAGTCCGGCAAGTCGGCCTACGGTCTTCAGGTGTTTGAGCAGGGTGAAGGCCCGCGTCTGCTGCTGGCCACGGGGCAGGCGCAGGATTTTGCTTTCCGCCGCCAGATTCTTGACCACCGCACCGCCCGCAAGGCGGAGATTCAGGTGCGTGAGACCGGTGCCGGTCTGGTATCTGCCCTGCAGGAAGCTTCCGGCAGCTACCGTTCCATCCTTGTGGACAGTCTGGATTTCTGGCTTTTCGCCTGTGCAGGGAGTTCTGTAGCCGATGCTGACAGCACGGGCGGCGGGCATGCCGACCATACACGGTCCTTGATTGCCTGCCTTGCAAATTTGCCGCAGGGGACGGACGTGACATTCGTTTCCTGCGAAGCCGGATTGGGGGCAATTCCGGCCAGCGCCGAGGTTCGACGCTTTGTGCGCGATCTGGGGGCGCTCAATCAGGCGGTAGCCGCTGTGAGTCACGAGGTGTGCCTCATGGTTGCGGGATTGCCGTTGTATCTGAAGAGGTCTTGA
- a CDS encoding EAL domain-containing protein, whose amino-acid sequence MSHTLDIESLIHNRQIITHFQPLVSIRQGTVIGYEALSRGAVGNGELIIPPDTLFTLAALRGLSLKLDRACREKAFTHFAPLHEKQKELLLFVNVDASLLTATVVGSGHIETLANTLGISPNNVVIEIIESQVQDTAALMHFINRHRALGFLIALDDVGAGHSNLERIASIKPEVIKIDRFLISNIHKEFYKQEVVNSLTSLARRIGAMTVAEGVEQEEEAVYLMGAGADVLQGYLFARPAPASEPEDITSRMRQVAKAYRTYSLNRYERHKEQQASHRALIRHVRDILSSVAASQFNQVMVEQLLTFPNLECLYVLNETGIQVTDTLCNPLNINANKRFIYQPARKGTDHSLKEYFIPIQAGLEECITAPYISLASGNRCITLATRCTCSEGKPYVLCLDVMEQSNMAPLHEQAICACGT is encoded by the coding sequence ATGAGCCACACACTCGACATAGAATCGCTCATCCACAACCGTCAGATCATCACGCATTTCCAGCCGCTGGTTTCCATACGGCAGGGTACGGTCATCGGTTACGAGGCCCTGAGCAGAGGTGCCGTCGGCAACGGCGAACTGATTATCCCGCCTGACACGCTCTTCACCCTTGCAGCCCTGCGTGGACTGAGCCTGAAGCTTGACAGGGCCTGCCGTGAAAAAGCCTTTACCCATTTCGCTCCCCTGCACGAAAAACAAAAGGAACTCCTGCTCTTCGTCAATGTGGACGCCTCGCTGCTGACAGCAACCGTTGTCGGCTCCGGCCATATCGAAACACTTGCCAACACGCTCGGGATAAGCCCCAACAACGTGGTTATCGAAATCATCGAATCACAGGTGCAGGATACGGCAGCCCTCATGCATTTCATCAACCGGCATCGTGCCCTTGGTTTTCTCATCGCGCTGGATGACGTGGGGGCGGGCCATTCCAATCTGGAACGCATCGCTTCCATCAAACCGGAAGTCATCAAGATCGACCGGTTCCTCATCAGCAACATCCATAAGGAATTCTACAAGCAGGAAGTGGTGAATTCGCTCACCTCGCTCGCCCGCCGCATCGGGGCCATGACCGTGGCCGAGGGCGTGGAGCAGGAGGAGGAAGCCGTCTACCTGATGGGGGCCGGTGCGGACGTGCTGCAGGGCTATTTGTTTGCGCGCCCCGCTCCCGCTTCGGAACCGGAGGACATTACCTCGCGGATGCGGCAGGTTGCCAAGGCCTACCGCACCTATTCGCTGAACCGCTATGAGCGCCACAAGGAACAACAGGCCAGCCACCGCGCTCTCATCCGCCACGTGCGAGACATCCTCAGTTCAGTGGCGGCATCGCAATTCAATCAGGTCATGGTGGAGCAGCTGCTGACCTTTCCCAATCTTGAATGCCTCTACGTGCTGAACGAAACCGGCATTCAGGTGACGGACACGCTGTGCAACCCGCTGAACATAAACGCCAACAAGCGCTTCATCTACCAGCCTGCCAGAAAGGGAACGGACCACTCGCTCAAGGAATATTTCATCCCCATTCAGGCCGGACTTGAGGAGTGCATCACTGCGCCCTACATCTCGCTGGCTTCAGGCAACCGCTGCATCACGCTGGCCACACGTTGCACCTGTTCGGAAGGCAAACCCTATGTGCTGTGCCTTGACGTGATGGAACAGAGCAACATGGCCCCGCTGCATGAACAGGCCATCTGCGCATGCGGCACATGA
- a CDS encoding 2-amino-3,7-dideoxy-D-threo-hept-6-ulosonate synthase, whose translation MLLGKSVRLERIFNRNTGRTIIVPMDHGVTVGPIYGLVDLPGTVNKVAEGGANAVLMHKGLPRCTHRGYGKDVGLIVHLSASTSIATLPNAKSLVGTVEDALRLGADAVSVHVNLGDETERYMLEDLGKVTSRAVEWGMPVLAMMYARGPKVKNEFDPEIIAHCARVGMELGADVVKVNYTGDMDSFAAVCEACCVPIVIAGGPKMDSDRALVEMVHDSVKAGGAGLSMGRNVFQHARPDLLVAALHGVVHSEWTVDQAMDVLNGQ comes from the coding sequence ATGTTGCTTGGAAAAAGCGTCCGTCTGGAACGCATCTTCAACCGCAATACTGGCAGAACCATCATTGTACCCATGGATCACGGCGTAACCGTTGGCCCCATCTACGGCCTCGTTGACCTGCCCGGAACCGTGAACAAGGTGGCTGAGGGAGGCGCAAACGCCGTCCTCATGCACAAGGGACTGCCCCGCTGTACGCATCGCGGCTACGGCAAGGATGTAGGACTCATCGTGCATCTTTCCGCCAGCACGTCCATTGCCACGCTGCCCAACGCCAAGTCGCTGGTCGGTACGGTGGAAGATGCTCTGCGCCTTGGCGCTGACGCGGTGTCTGTTCACGTTAATCTGGGTGACGAGACTGAACGCTACATGCTGGAGGACCTGGGCAAGGTGACCTCCCGTGCGGTAGAGTGGGGTATGCCGGTTCTGGCCATGATGTATGCCCGCGGTCCGAAAGTGAAAAATGAATTTGATCCGGAGATTATCGCCCACTGCGCCCGCGTGGGTATGGAGCTTGGTGCGGACGTTGTTAAGGTTAATTATACCGGCGATATGGACTCTTTTGCCGCCGTATGCGAAGCTTGCTGCGTTCCGATAGTCATAGCGGGTGGTCCGAAGATGGATTCGGATCGCGCGCTTGTTGAAATGGTGCATGATTCCGTCAAGGCAGGTGGTGCAGGGCTCTCCATGGGACGCAACGTGTTCCAGCATGCCCGTCCCGACCTGCTTGTGGCGGCGCTTCACGGCGTGGTGCACAGCGAGTGGACTGTTGATCAGGCAATGGACGTGCTGAACGGCCAATAG
- a CDS encoding P-II family nitrogen regulator has translation MKLIIAYIRPEMLTPVKQALYAKGIYALSVTNTLGSGQQKGFTETYRGVVMEVNLLKKVRLELGVTEDKLDAALDAIQSGAKTGKEGDGIIFVQDIEKAIRVRTGEVK, from the coding sequence ATGAAACTGATCATCGCATACATCAGGCCCGAAATGCTTACCCCGGTAAAGCAGGCGCTGTACGCCAAAGGCATCTACGCTCTCTCCGTAACCAACACCCTTGGCAGCGGACAGCAGAAGGGCTTCACCGAAACCTACCGCGGCGTCGTCATGGAAGTGAACCTGCTCAAGAAAGTTCGTCTGGAACTGGGCGTCACGGAAGACAAACTCGATGCAGCACTGGATGCCATCCAGTCCGGGGCCAAAACCGGAAAGGAAGGCGACGGCATCATCTTCGTACAGGACATTGAAAAGGCCATCCGGGTCCGTACCGGAGAGGTCAAATAG
- a CDS encoding 2-amino-3,7-dideoxy-D-threo-hept-6-ulosonate synthase: MHIGKKIRMERIFNRLTSRTIIVPLDHGVTVGPIEGLVDMRETVNSIAEGGVDAVLMHKGLVRCGHREGGKDVGLIVHLSSSTSMSPMPNAKSLTASVEDAIKHGADGVSVHVNLGDDTEREMLADLGKVAAQASDWGIPLLAMMYARGPKVQNQFDPTVVAHCARVAVELGADIVKVPYTGDMDTFSRVVDSTCVPVVIAGGPKMDSTREFIQMVHDSVRAGGAGLSVGRNIFQHRRTPQLVKALRGVVHEDWDVEQAIEIVGED; the protein is encoded by the coding sequence ATGCATATTGGCAAAAAGATCAGAATGGAGCGTATTTTCAACCGTCTTACCAGCCGTACCATCATCGTGCCGCTGGACCACGGCGTAACCGTCGGCCCCATCGAAGGGCTGGTGGACATGCGCGAGACCGTGAACAGCATCGCCGAAGGGGGGGTAGATGCCGTTCTCATGCACAAGGGTCTTGTGCGTTGCGGACACCGTGAAGGCGGCAAGGATGTGGGCCTGATCGTGCACCTTTCCAGCTCTACCTCCATGTCTCCCATGCCCAACGCCAAGTCGCTGACCGCCTCGGTGGAAGACGCCATCAAGCATGGCGCGGACGGTGTTTCCGTGCATGTGAACCTTGGTGACGATACGGAACGCGAAATGCTTGCCGACCTTGGCAAGGTTGCGGCGCAGGCTTCCGACTGGGGCATTCCCCTGCTCGCCATGATGTACGCCCGCGGACCCAAGGTTCAGAACCAGTTCGATCCCACCGTGGTGGCGCACTGCGCCCGCGTGGCCGTGGAGCTTGGTGCGGACATCGTCAAGGTGCCTTACACCGGCGATATGGACACCTTCTCCCGCGTGGTCGATTCCACCTGCGTGCCCGTCGTTATCGCGGGCGGCCCCAAGATGGATTCCACCCGCGAGTTCATCCAGATGGTGCACGATTCCGTACGCGCTGGTGGTGCCGGTCTTTCCGTCGGCCGGAACATTTTCCAGCACAGGCGTACCCCACAACTGGTCAAGGCGCTTCGCGGTGTTGTCCACGAAGACTGGGATGTTGAACAGGCCATTGAAATAGTTGGCGAAGACTAG
- the cbiR gene encoding cobamide remodeling phosphodiesterase CbiR, which translates to MIDRLATISPVTSRSGRVIAAPSWVIRDSLAANCRFLEGKVDEVGLLFFETKACLEYLDTDLPGNLAKLELDWHVHLPLDLDWNDPHTATGICLALMEKIAYLGVRRAVLHPPRQGVDFSGNASGAMRALEIFAAGWEQAGFAIRDCMLENVSGADLTDIWHVVREAGYSVCLDTGHMLSYRQYGLLELPDLQGRVRMVHLNAPGPDGRHLPLTALTPEEQALVARMLQTADDDAVLMMEIFDWTGIADSMPLLDAMLGSTREIA; encoded by the coding sequence TTGATTGACAGACTGGCCACTATTTCGCCCGTAACGTCAAGATCGGGACGGGTGATTGCAGCCCCCTCGTGGGTTATACGGGACTCTCTTGCGGCAAACTGCCGTTTTCTTGAGGGAAAGGTTGACGAGGTGGGGTTGCTTTTCTTCGAGACGAAGGCGTGTCTGGAATATCTGGACACCGACCTGCCGGGGAATCTTGCGAAACTGGAATTGGACTGGCATGTCCATCTGCCGCTGGATCTGGACTGGAACGACCCGCACACGGCAACCGGTATCTGCCTTGCCCTGATGGAGAAAATCGCCTATCTGGGCGTGCGGCGTGCGGTGTTGCACCCTCCCCGGCAGGGGGTCGATTTTTCCGGAAATGCATCGGGAGCCATGCGGGCTTTGGAAATATTTGCCGCAGGCTGGGAGCAGGCCGGGTTTGCAATCCGCGACTGCATGCTGGAGAATGTCTCCGGCGCTGATCTGACGGATATCTGGCACGTTGTGCGTGAAGCAGGGTATAGTGTGTGTCTGGACACGGGGCACATGCTGTCCTACCGTCAATATGGGCTTCTTGAATTGCCAGACCTGCAGGGACGGGTGCGCATGGTGCATCTCAATGCCCCGGGGCCCGACGGCAGACACCTGCCTCTGACGGCGTTGACGCCGGAAGAGCAGGCCCTTGTGGCCCGAATGCTGCAAACGGCGGACGACGATGCCGTGCTGATGATGGAGATTTTTGACTGGACTGGCATAGCGGATTCCATGCCGCTGCTGGATGCCATGCTCGGCAGCACAAGGGAGATCGCATGA
- a CDS encoding 3-dehydroquinate synthase II family protein, whose product MKKVLFKSVPFNKEHITLALESGVDAIIVAAGDVKKVESLARCTVLAEEAMPVIAFASKKDEEEATARLVKGENVAIARGWEIIPIENLLAQSDNVTVEVATLDEAKLAAGILERGVNAVVVLPEGVEELKQIVAELKLSQGTLELVPATVTTVQNVGLGHRVCVDTMSVMKTGQGMLVGNSSAFTFLVNAETERNEYVAARPFRINAGAVHAYAVMPGDRTTYLEELSSGDEVLIVNHDGSTSLATIGRCKVEVRPMLLIKAKVGDVEGAVFLQNAETIRVVRKNGSPVSVVSLKEGDEILVRTDVAGRHFGMRIQEEIKEG is encoded by the coding sequence ATGAAAAAGGTACTGTTCAAGAGCGTCCCGTTCAATAAGGAGCATATTACGCTTGCTCTGGAATCCGGTGTGGATGCCATCATCGTGGCCGCGGGTGACGTGAAGAAGGTGGAAAGCCTTGCACGCTGCACCGTACTTGCCGAAGAGGCCATGCCCGTCATCGCCTTCGCATCCAAGAAGGATGAAGAGGAGGCAACGGCCCGTCTGGTAAAGGGCGAGAATGTTGCCATTGCGCGCGGGTGGGAGATCATCCCCATTGAAAACCTGCTGGCGCAGTCCGATAACGTGACCGTGGAAGTGGCGACCCTTGATGAGGCGAAGCTGGCTGCGGGAATTCTTGAACGCGGGGTCAACGCGGTTGTGGTGCTCCCCGAAGGCGTGGAGGAGCTGAAGCAGATCGTGGCTGAACTCAAGCTGTCTCAGGGCACGCTGGAACTGGTGCCCGCCACCGTTACCACCGTGCAGAACGTAGGTCTCGGACATCGCGTGTGCGTGGACACCATGTCCGTGATGAAGACCGGTCAGGGTATGCTGGTGGGGAACTCCAGCGCCTTCACCTTCCTTGTCAATGCGGAGACCGAGCGCAACGAATACGTGGCCGCCCGGCCCTTCCGCATCAATGCCGGTGCCGTGCACGCCTATGCGGTGATGCCCGGCGACCGTACCACCTACCTTGAAGAGCTTTCGTCCGGCGACGAGGTGCTCATCGTGAATCACGATGGCTCCACTTCTCTGGCAACGATAGGACGTTGCAAGGTAGAGGTCCGTCCCATGCTGCTCATCAAGGCCAAGGTCGGCGACGTGGAAGGCGCAGTGTTCCTGCAGAACGCGGAAACCATCCGCGTGGTGCGCAAGAACGGTTCGCCCGTCAGCGTGGTGTCTTTGAAGGAAGGCGACGAAATTCTGGTGCGTACCGATGTGGCAGGCCGCCATTTCGGCATGCGTATTCAGGAAGAGATCAAGGAAGGCTAG
- the aroA gene encoding 3-phosphoshikimate 1-carboxyvinyltransferase: protein MSKVIEVEAPSSKSVSHRMVIGAALGVGESRLANVLESDDLKRTMDIMQACGARIERLGEGLYAISGVAGTPAGGRDEPVSCYVAESGTTCRLMTAIVAAGLGRFRIHGAPRMHERPIGELVMALRMLNIGVEWEGKTGYPPVIIDTNGMPGGEVNIGMDESSQYLSGLLLAAPLGKTLTINVTGKKVVSWPYVGLTLKAMEEFGHKFRVEMLEDGEWVEKDWRTIRNVIPGKTRFVVKPGFYRAGDYRVEGDWSNASYFLGAGAVGPNPIRISGLRADSLQGDKAMLKILQDMGAQVDIEPDAVTVHPSKLKGITVDMGDCPDIVPTVAAVAAYAEGPTTVTNVAHLRIKECDRLAGPAAQLAKAGIKVEVHEDGLTVHPAGRESITAPEGTVFETYGDHRMAMSLSLLGFAGVKVELDDPKCVGKSFPSFWRKWSKVVA, encoded by the coding sequence ATGAGCAAAGTGATTGAAGTAGAAGCCCCATCGTCCAAGTCGGTCTCGCACCGCATGGTTATCGGTGCGGCGTTGGGCGTGGGCGAGTCGCGTCTTGCCAATGTGCTTGAGAGCGACGACCTGAAGCGGACCATGGACATCATGCAGGCCTGCGGTGCCCGCATCGAGCGGCTGGGCGAAGGCCTTTACGCCATCAGCGGCGTGGCGGGTACCCCCGCAGGCGGCCGCGATGAGCCTGTTTCCTGCTATGTGGCCGAATCCGGCACCACCTGTCGCCTCATGACCGCCATTGTGGCGGCGGGGCTCGGCAGATTCCGCATTCACGGTGCGCCGCGCATGCACGAACGCCCCATCGGCGAGCTGGTCATGGCCCTGCGTATGCTGAACATCGGCGTGGAATGGGAAGGCAAGACCGGTTATCCCCCTGTGATCATTGATACCAACGGCATGCCCGGCGGTGAAGTGAACATAGGCATGGACGAGTCCAGCCAGTACCTGTCCGGTCTGCTGCTGGCTGCACCGCTCGGCAAGACCCTGACCATCAACGTAACCGGTAAGAAGGTCGTGAGCTGGCCCTACGTGGGCCTGACCCTGAAGGCCATGGAAGAGTTCGGTCACAAATTCCGCGTCGAAATGCTGGAAGACGGCGAGTGGGTGGAAAAGGACTGGCGCACCATCCGCAACGTCATTCCGGGCAAGACCCGTTTCGTTGTCAAGCCGGGCTTCTATCGTGCCGGTGATTACCGTGTGGAAGGGGACTGGTCCAACGCCTCCTACTTCCTCGGTGCCGGTGCTGTCGGTCCCAATCCCATACGTATTTCCGGCCTGCGGGCGGACTCGCTGCAGGGCGACAAGGCCATGCTGAAGATTCTTCAGGACATGGGCGCGCAGGTTGATATTGAGCCCGACGCCGTGACGGTTCACCCCTCAAAGCTCAAGGGTATTACAGTGGACATGGGCGATTGTCCCGACATCGTGCCCACCGTGGCGGCTGTTGCCGCGTATGCGGAAGGCCCCACCACCGTGACCAACGTGGCGCATCTGCGCATCAAGGAATGTGACCGCCTTGCCGGTCCTGCCGCGCAGCTTGCCAAGGCCGGCATAAAGGTGGAGGTGCATGAGGACGGCCTGACCGTGCATCCTGCCGGTCGCGAGTCCATCACGGCTCCGGAGGGAACGGTGTTCGAGACCTACGGCGATCACCGCATGGCCATGAGTCTCTCGCTGCTCGGCTTTGCAGGCGTGAAGGTTGAGCTGGACGATCCCAAGTGCGTCGGCAAGTCCTTCCCGAGCTTCTGGCGCAAGTGGAGCAAGGTGGTCGCATGA
- a CDS encoding DHH family phosphoesterase: MSYFRKLEPGLSNMLELFSRDERWLIVVNADPDAMASALALKRIMIHRVADVGIARVNEVTRPDNLAMIRYLRIPMMKLNPTVIAQYDRFALVDSQPHHHPLFKELHFSLVFDHHPLSAEHPVVVDYKDIKTEYGANSTLMTEYLYNLGIRPGNRLATALVYGIKTDTGSFEREFCDVDVRAFRYLSKWSNQALLSRISRSEFRLGWLDYFSRAVSSMHKIKSGFMTYVGEVPNADALVVIADFFMRVHEIRWVAVAGVSEDKLVIIFRGDGVTRDLGRFANMQFGDIGSAGGHKAMARAEIPIEKLAGKDLEMYVLKRLLSPRKKPKAVAPCEDEAKGTQQKPKEAVKALPAGKGGSGQKALAEAPPKAAKN; this comes from the coding sequence ATGTCCTATTTCAGAAAGCTGGAACCGGGTCTTTCCAATATGCTGGAGCTGTTCTCCCGCGATGAGCGTTGGCTCATCGTGGTGAACGCGGACCCTGACGCCATGGCCTCCGCCCTGGCCCTCAAGCGCATCATGATCCATCGTGTGGCGGATGTGGGCATTGCCCGCGTGAACGAAGTGACCCGCCCCGACAATCTGGCCATGATACGGTATCTGCGCATCCCCATGATGAAGCTCAACCCCACGGTGATCGCGCAGTACGACCGCTTCGCGCTGGTGGATTCCCAGCCCCACCACCATCCCCTGTTCAAGGAACTGCATTTTTCTCTCGTCTTCGACCACCATCCACTTTCGGCAGAACACCCCGTGGTGGTGGACTATAAGGATATCAAGACGGAATACGGGGCCAACTCCACGCTCATGACGGAGTACCTGTACAATCTGGGCATCCGCCCCGGTAACAGGCTCGCCACGGCGCTGGTCTACGGCATCAAGACCGACACGGGCAGCTTTGAACGCGAATTCTGCGACGTTGATGTCCGGGCGTTCCGTTACCTTTCCAAGTGGTCGAATCAGGCGCTGCTGTCGCGCATTTCCCGCAGTGAATTCCGGCTGGGCTGGCTGGATTATTTCTCCCGTGCTGTTTCCAGCATGCACAAGATCAAGTCGGGCTTCATGACCTATGTGGGCGAAGTGCCCAATGCCGATGCGTTGGTGGTGATAGCGGACTTCTTCATGCGCGTGCATGAAATCCGCTGGGTCGCCGTGGCAGGCGTGAGCGAGGACAAGCTGGTCATCATCTTCCGTGGTGACGGCGTGACCCGTGATCTTGGCCGTTTTGCCAACATGCAGTTCGGCGACATCGGTTCCGCGGGCGGCCACAAGGCCATGGCCCGTGCCGAGATTCCCATTGAAAAACTGGCGGGCAAGGATCTTGAAATGTATGTGCTCAAACGCCTGCTTTCGCCGCGCAAAAAGCCCAAGGCCGTTGCTCCCTGCGAGGATGAGGCCAAGGGAACGCAGCAGAAGCCCAAGGAGGCTGTCAAAGCCCTGCCTGCCGGGAAAGGAGGCAGCGGGCAGAAGGCCCTTGCCGAAGCTCCGCCCAAGGCTGCGAAAAACTAG
- the pheA gene encoding prephenate dehydratase, translating into MPDSISDKTEDNPRMQEVRSEIDETDQQILQLLNHRASLSLEVGKLKRGKQDVIFKPFREKEVLENLRRGNSGPIPFEHVNAIYREIFSSSRALQRPQRVAYLGPEGTFSYFAGVEFLGKSVEYLPQKNLHEVFRAVHSRECELGVIPLENSLEGSVGQSLDLFLDFELYIQAELFCRISHSLLTRESSLADITTVYSHPQPLGQCGSWLRANLPNAQIVPTESTAAAARRVRDEKGAAAIGHGKLADLLDLKVLARGIENMPDNWTRFVIIGPKPSDGEGRDKTSLLFSLPDKPGSLVSVLQVMAVEGLNMKKLESRPMRGEKWRYVFFVDVESDLTGEQYEALLKELRGHCQSLRILGSYPAGPYIDVSARVDEKNLQSVPKAGEAK; encoded by the coding sequence ATGCCCGATTCCATATCTGACAAGACCGAAGACAATCCGCGCATGCAAGAGGTGCGCAGCGAGATCGACGAGACGGACCAGCAGATACTCCAACTGCTGAACCACCGCGCCTCGCTGAGCCTTGAGGTGGGAAAGCTCAAGCGTGGAAAGCAGGATGTGATCTTCAAGCCCTTCCGCGAAAAGGAAGTGCTTGAGAACCTGCGGCGCGGGAATTCCGGCCCCATCCCCTTCGAGCATGTCAACGCCATCTATCGCGAGATCTTTTCCTCCTCCCGCGCCCTGCAGCGCCCGCAACGCGTTGCCTACCTCGGGCCGGAGGGAACCTTCTCCTACTTTGCGGGTGTGGAGTTCCTCGGCAAATCCGTGGAATACCTGCCCCAGAAGAATCTGCACGAGGTATTCCGCGCGGTGCATTCCCGTGAGTGCGAGCTGGGGGTCATTCCGCTCGAGAACTCGCTGGAAGGTTCCGTGGGCCAGAGCCTCGACCTGTTTCTGGATTTCGAGTTGTACATTCAGGCGGAACTGTTCTGCCGTATAAGCCACAGTCTGCTCACCCGCGAGAGTTCACTGGCGGACATCACCACCGTGTATTCCCATCCCCAGCCTCTGGGGCAGTGCGGAAGCTGGTTGCGGGCGAACCTGCCCAACGCGCAGATCGTGCCCACCGAGAGCACGGCGGCCGCCGCGCGGCGGGTTCGCGACGAGAAGGGCGCAGCCGCCATCGGGCACGGCAAGCTTGCCGATCTGCTGGATCTGAAGGTGCTTGCACGCGGTATAGAGAACATGCCGGACAACTGGACGCGCTTTGTCATCATCGGGCCCAAGCCGTCCGACGGGGAAGGGCGGGACAAGACCTCCCTGCTGTTCTCCCTGCCGGACAAGCCCGGTTCGCTGGTCAGCGTGCTGCAGGTGATGGCCGTGGAAGGCCTGAACATGAAAAAGCTGGAGTCTCGCCCCATGCGGGGTGAAAAATGGCGCTACGTCTTTTTCGTGGACGTGGAGTCCGACCTCACCGGCGAGCAGTATGAGGCCCTGCTCAAGGAACTGCGCGGGCATTGTCAGTCCCTGCGTATTCTGGGCAGTTATCCGGCCGGACCGTATATCGACGTGTCCGCACGGGTGGATGAAAAGAACCTCCAGTCCGTGCCGAAGGCCGGCGAGGCCAAATAG
- a CDS encoding ammonium transporter, which produces MLSKSISQLRTLLPALGGATALTLLLSTTAMAEDAPAMLTQDNANILWTLIAAILVMFMQAGFALVECGFTRAKNASNILMKNFLDFAAGSIIFFFIGYGLMFGTDIGGFIGMSDFAMASGSGVEAGGQWNLTFWFFQSVFAATAATIVSGGIAERTKFPAYIIVSVLVTAFIYPVSGHWAWGSLTGNGGWLGDLGFADFAGSTVVHSVGGWIALAGAMIVGPRTGKYAPDGTPKAIPGHNIPMAALGVFILWFGWFGFNPGSTTVADGTIGYIAVNTSLAGCAGTLGAMITVWMRYGKPDISMTLNGALAGLVGITAGCYEVAPTGAVIIGLLAGILVVLSVEFIDRVLKIDDPVGAVSVHGVCGAFGTIMVGLLAHPNYGSITGLAYGGGFGQTITQLIGVGATFAWAFGMGYIVFASVKTIVGLRVSREEELKGLDICEHGAEAYNGFQIFTVE; this is translated from the coding sequence ATGCTTTCGAAAAGTATTTCACAGTTGCGGACGCTGCTCCCCGCTCTGGGCGGGGCCACAGCACTCACTCTGCTCCTCAGCACCACGGCCATGGCAGAAGACGCCCCCGCCATGCTGACTCAGGACAACGCGAACATTCTCTGGACGCTCATTGCAGCCATTCTGGTAATGTTCATGCAGGCGGGCTTTGCCCTTGTTGAGTGCGGTTTCACCCGCGCCAAAAACGCCAGCAACATCCTCATGAAGAACTTTCTGGATTTTGCGGCCGGCTCCATCATCTTCTTTTTCATCGGATACGGCCTCATGTTCGGCACCGACATCGGCGGCTTCATAGGCATGAGCGATTTCGCGATGGCATCCGGCAGCGGCGTTGAAGCCGGCGGGCAGTGGAACCTGACGTTCTGGTTCTTCCAGTCCGTGTTCGCGGCCACGGCTGCCACCATCGTTTCCGGCGGCATTGCAGAGCGCACCAAGTTCCCCGCCTACATCATTGTCAGCGTGCTTGTGACGGCATTCATCTATCCCGTCTCCGGCCACTGGGCATGGGGCAGCCTGACCGGTAACGGCGGCTGGCTGGGCGATCTGGGCTTTGCTGACTTCGCCGGTTCCACGGTTGTGCACTCCGTCGGCGGCTGGATAGCACTGGCCGGAGCCATGATCGTAGGCCCCCGTACGGGCAAGTACGCCCCTGACGGTACTCCCAAAGCCATTCCCGGCCACAACATCCCCATGGCTGCACTGGGCGTGTTCATCCTGTGGTTCGGCTGGTTCGGTTTCAACCCCGGCTCCACCACCGTGGCAGACGGCACAATCGGCTACATCGCCGTGAACACCAGCCTTGCCGGCTGCGCAGGCACCCTCGGGGCCATGATCACCGTCTGGATGCGCTACGGCAAGCCCGACATCTCCATGACCCTTAACGGCGCACTGGCAGGCCTCGTCGGCATAACCGCCGGCTGCTACGAAGTGGCCCCCACCGGCGCAGTTATCATCGGCCTTCTGGCAGGCATTCTGGTAGTGCTTTCAGTTGAATTCATCGACCGCGTACTCAAGATCGACGATCCGGTCGGCGCAGTCTCCGTACACGGCGTATGCGGCGCGTTCGGCACCATCATGGTCGGCCTGCTGGCCCACCCCAATTACGGTTCCATTACCGGCCTGGCATACGGCGGCGGCTTCGGCCAGACCATCACCCAGCTCATCGGCGTAGGCGCTACCTTCGCATGGGCATTCGGCATGGGCTACATCGTCTTCGCCAGCGTCAAGACCATCGTGGGCCTGCGCGTCAGCCGCGAAGAGGAACTCAAGGGCCTGGATATTTGTGAACATGGCGCCGAGGCTTACAACGGCTTCCAGATCTTCACCGTGGAATAG